The following are from one region of the Qipengyuania flava genome:
- a CDS encoding tetratricopeptide repeat protein produces MVEDTSAKRPGGGKILFGLGLAAVLAALGYRAFQDGEVEETAGETADPIAVLEERVGEQPADVAAWQELAFARFERGEFTAAAAAYREAARLDPEEAVLWSALGEALVMASQRDPLPPDALAAFRKAVELDPADPRARYFLAVKRDLDGDHDGALGAWLDLMEDTPPGAPWESDLARTIEQVATINGIDVSSRLERAMAARSVQAPAAPGGAFGAGDAIPGPSAEQVAAAASMAPGEQRQMAEGMVASLESKLVADPSNVDGWVMLMRSRMTLGQPDRARKALADAVAANPAAAPRLRMQAEALGIR; encoded by the coding sequence ATGGTCGAAGACACGAGCGCGAAGCGACCTGGCGGCGGAAAAATCCTGTTCGGCCTCGGCCTGGCTGCCGTTCTAGCAGCGCTTGGCTACCGCGCGTTCCAGGATGGCGAGGTGGAGGAAACGGCAGGGGAGACCGCTGATCCCATCGCGGTTCTCGAAGAGCGGGTGGGCGAGCAGCCGGCCGATGTCGCTGCCTGGCAGGAACTGGCCTTTGCGCGTTTCGAACGCGGCGAGTTCACTGCTGCTGCGGCGGCCTATCGCGAAGCGGCGCGCCTCGACCCGGAGGAAGCCGTCTTGTGGTCGGCGCTGGGCGAAGCGCTCGTGATGGCCAGCCAGCGCGATCCCTTACCGCCCGACGCCCTCGCTGCGTTTCGCAAGGCCGTGGAGCTCGATCCGGCCGATCCGCGGGCCCGCTATTTCCTCGCTGTGAAACGCGATCTCGACGGGGATCATGACGGCGCGCTTGGCGCATGGCTCGATCTTATGGAAGACACGCCCCCCGGCGCGCCGTGGGAGAGCGACCTTGCGCGAACCATCGAACAGGTAGCCACGATAAACGGTATCGATGTGTCATCGCGGCTGGAGCGCGCAATGGCTGCGCGCAGCGTGCAGGCGCCTGCCGCTCCGGGCGGCGCATTTGGGGCAGGTGACGCCATACCGGGACCATCGGCCGAACAGGTCGCCGCCGCTGCCTCGATGGCGCCCGGCGAGCAGCGCCAGATGGCCGAAGGCATGGTCGCGAGCCTGGAAAGCAAGCTTGTGGCCGACCCAAGCAATGTCGATGGCTGGGTGATGCTGATGCGATCGCGCATGACGCTCGGCCAGCCCGATCGTGCGCGCAAGGCGCTCGCCGATGCGGTCGCCGCGAACCCTGCTGCAGCCCCGCGCCTCAGGATGCAGGCCGAAGCGCTCGGCATACGCTAG
- a CDS encoding phosphodiesterase encodes MLIAQITDIHIGFDPDARPEELNRIRFRQVLDRFEKAPHTLDFLLLSGDLTDHGDQDSFEKIAAILSDFPCPVLPLVGNHDTREELRKAFPGTPDDGTGFLHYVIERDGLRIICLDTFEEGRHGGAFCEQRRDWLRAQLEDGQGRPCVIFMHHPPIVSGIDWMDPAADEQWITHFAEAVEGHENAIRGIHCGHLHRRVSACFRGIPLGITPSVAPLVALDLRPVDENRADNRALITTEPPSYALHYWNGQDLITHYESCGDWDVLAYYGEHLKPMIREMKQERR; translated from the coding sequence TTGCTGATCGCCCAGATCACCGACATCCACATCGGCTTTGATCCCGATGCGCGTCCGGAAGAGCTCAACCGGATCCGTTTCCGGCAGGTTCTCGACCGTTTCGAGAAGGCGCCGCACACGCTCGATTTCCTGCTGCTATCGGGTGACCTTACCGATCACGGCGACCAGGATAGCTTCGAGAAGATCGCCGCCATCCTCTCCGATTTTCCCTGCCCTGTGCTTCCGCTGGTCGGGAATCACGACACCCGCGAAGAGCTGCGCAAGGCCTTTCCCGGCACGCCGGACGATGGGACGGGGTTCCTCCACTACGTTATCGAGCGCGATGGCCTGCGCATCATCTGCCTCGATACCTTCGAAGAAGGACGCCACGGCGGCGCCTTCTGCGAGCAGCGGCGCGACTGGCTGCGTGCGCAGCTTGAAGACGGTCAGGGGCGGCCCTGCGTTATCTTCATGCACCACCCACCCATTGTCAGCGGGATAGACTGGATGGATCCGGCCGCGGACGAACAGTGGATCACCCACTTTGCCGAAGCGGTAGAGGGTCACGAGAATGCGATCCGGGGCATCCACTGCGGGCACTTGCACCGGCGGGTAAGCGCATGCTTTCGCGGCATCCCGCTGGGCATCACGCCCTCGGTCGCACCGCTGGTGGCGCTCGACCTGCGCCCCGTCGATGAGAACCGGGCCGACAACCGTGCGCTTATCACGACCGAACCGCCCAGTTACGCGCTGCATTACTGGAACGGGCAGGACCTGATCACGCATTACGAGAGCTGCGGCGATTGGGACGTGCTGGCCTATTACGGGGAGCACCTGAAGCCCATGATCCGGGAAATGAAGCAAGAGCGCCGCTAG
- a CDS encoding cytochrome c3 family protein translates to MTFLIRTIDHTATGREILRERSVDGDTLTIGRATSNDIVVPDLAVEQHHVKVEETDRGRLEMSAASNRDFTFDGSKRTSVTFDPAKGGALLLGVYTLAFSRESDGQVLVSVTREEKEFGNRDAVRGFDLASAMPSKRVAAWIGVLVILGAFLVVPIWTNLTREEKQPGAYDADQVMWDASWSTGKLSKAHHALEQNCEACHVEPFVSVRDETCLTCHKDIGDHAGRDRLAISRGPFPTGDALLWQVADAFGKEGPEACTTCHTEHEGAGRMEPAAQQFCSSCHLDMDTRLTDTALGNAHDFGTHHPELQALVHHTLGEGETKRVTLDGKAREEHGLRFPHDMHLSKTNGVARMAGNLPDYGEALVCSDCHRPTDDRNGFLPVEMESDCESCHSLVYDKVGSTFRSLRHGDVAAMRADLIAMDRAPRSPITSGLRRPGEFKRGGRYFLEFGRPTQNYIGITRALSEGGVCGECHVPTTVGGEATVMPVFQRSSYFLNGRFDHEAHEQEDCTSCHAADTSSSARDVILPTLATCRECHQGAEAIEADVPSTCAMCHSYHPPTFQRREDAPVEEQAERVVRLSSRRKGTE, encoded by the coding sequence TTGACCTTCCTCATCCGCACGATCGATCACACCGCCACCGGGCGCGAAATCCTGCGCGAACGGTCCGTGGACGGCGACACGCTGACCATCGGCCGGGCCACCAGCAACGATATCGTCGTGCCCGATCTCGCGGTCGAACAGCACCATGTCAAAGTCGAGGAAACCGACCGCGGACGTCTCGAAATGAGCGCTGCGTCAAACCGCGATTTCACGTTCGATGGGTCGAAGCGCACGTCGGTCACCTTCGATCCGGCGAAGGGAGGCGCGCTGCTGCTCGGCGTCTACACCCTCGCCTTCTCACGCGAGAGCGACGGACAGGTCCTCGTAAGCGTCACGCGCGAAGAGAAGGAATTCGGAAACCGCGATGCCGTGCGCGGCTTCGACCTCGCCTCCGCCATGCCGAGCAAGCGGGTCGCGGCGTGGATCGGGGTGCTCGTCATACTCGGCGCGTTCCTCGTGGTCCCGATCTGGACCAACCTGACCCGCGAGGAGAAGCAGCCCGGTGCCTACGACGCAGACCAGGTCATGTGGGACGCGAGCTGGAGCACGGGCAAGCTCAGCAAGGCCCATCACGCTCTCGAACAGAATTGCGAGGCATGCCACGTCGAGCCCTTCGTGTCGGTTCGCGACGAGACCTGCCTGACGTGCCACAAGGATATCGGCGACCACGCCGGGCGTGATCGCCTCGCCATCTCGCGCGGCCCCTTCCCCACCGGCGATGCGCTGCTGTGGCAAGTCGCGGACGCCTTTGGCAAGGAAGGCCCGGAGGCTTGCACCACCTGCCACACCGAGCACGAAGGCGCTGGGCGCATGGAGCCAGCCGCGCAGCAATTCTGCTCCAGCTGCCATCTCGACATGGACACTCGCCTCACCGACACCGCGCTCGGCAACGCGCACGACTTTGGCACCCACCATCCCGAACTGCAGGCGCTGGTGCATCACACGCTTGGCGAAGGCGAGACGAAGAGAGTAACCCTCGACGGCAAGGCGCGCGAAGAGCACGGCCTGCGCTTCCCCCATGACATGCACCTGTCCAAGACCAACGGAGTCGCCCGGATGGCGGGTAACCTTCCCGATTACGGCGAAGCGCTGGTCTGTTCCGACTGCCACCGCCCGACCGACGACCGCAACGGCTTCCTGCCCGTTGAGATGGAGAGCGATTGCGAAAGCTGCCACAGCCTTGTCTACGACAAGGTCGGGTCGACCTTCCGCAGCCTGCGCCATGGCGACGTTGCCGCCATGCGGGCCGATCTGATCGCCATGGACCGCGCGCCGCGCTCGCCTATCACCAGCGGGCTAAGACGACCGGGCGAATTCAAGCGCGGCGGGCGCTATTTCCTCGAGTTCGGCAGGCCGACCCAGAACTACATCGGCATTACCCGCGCACTGTCGGAAGGCGGTGTTTGCGGCGAATGCCATGTGCCCACGACCGTTGGCGGGGAGGCCACGGTCATGCCGGTCTTCCAGCGCAGCAGCTATTTCCTCAACGGGCGCTTCGACCACGAGGCGCATGAGCAGGAAGACTGCACCAGCTGCCACGCCGCCGACACATCGAGCAGCGCGCGCGACGTCATCTTGCCGACGCTCGCCACCTGCCGCGAATGCCATCAGGGCGCCGAAGCGATCGAGGCCGACGTCCCCTCGACATGCGCGATGTGCCACAGCTACCATCCCCCGACCTTCCAGCGGCGTGAGGACGCCCCGGTCGAAGAACAGGCCGAGCGCGTCGTCCGCCTGTCGTCCCGGCGAAAGGGGACCGAATGA
- a CDS encoding NAD(P)-binding domain-containing protein has translation MAEKVRVAIVGSGPAGLSAAAHAAAKGMSHVLLEKTDHLSDTIYKYQKGKHVMATPSNLVLRSDLDFDAGKREAILETWDRQVAEGKVTVKTNAEVTGISGQAGSFTLTLKDGSTVEAESVVMAIGTQGNPNLLKLPGAELPHVQYQLDDPTEYVDEHITVIGSGDAGIENALGLAADEAQGNRVTILNRRADFARAKGANVKLLEEAEADGRISVRRETSPVEIRDGEIVLETRDGQETIRCDRIIARTGSQPPRAFVEECGVEFSSEDRAAFPKLSPSFETTQAGIHVIGALAGYPLIKHCMNQGYDVIEFLDGNTELKPADEPILAEKFAGLPGNRSVDEWLHTFASEVTILRELSPLQLRELMLDSTVHAFDRGEEIFARNEPGSSMFAIAEGSVLVEVDEHDSSVTVPIETGSIFGEVGLISGRKRGSTVRAAEKTVAVEFSRLAALKLLATAPSANRAVNRISIERQILQIFGSGLVPQDVAELVESSEVVSVPAGEVVIEEGADDKDIFIVRVGSMVVEKNLGGKPVFLSYLPAGSYFGEMAVIDGSKRTASVRAAIKSEVIRIPGDAFNQLLDSKPEIREDALKAMAARREINDFVESRKSSFGGAVDMYSQTAQFLVDNGLGEATDVLLIDEKLCVGCDNCEKACADSHDGLSRLDREAGKTYAHLHVPTSCRHCEHPHCMADCPPNAIKRGPDGEVVIDETCIGCGNCQRNCPYGVIRMDAKPPEKPGLFSWLLFGRGPGPGEASYAWRKSKAAEAGETAKLAIKCDMCSGIDGGPACVRACPTGAAIRVSPERFLTVARLEEEVD, from the coding sequence TTGGCGGAGAAAGTTCGCGTTGCTATTGTCGGATCCGGCCCAGCCGGGCTGAGCGCTGCTGCCCATGCGGCAGCAAAGGGCATGAGCCATGTCCTCCTCGAGAAGACCGACCACCTTTCCGATACAATCTACAAGTACCAGAAGGGCAAGCATGTCATGGCGACGCCCTCCAACCTGGTGCTGCGCAGCGATCTCGATTTCGACGCCGGCAAGCGCGAGGCGATTCTCGAGACCTGGGACCGCCAGGTCGCCGAGGGCAAGGTCACCGTAAAGACCAACGCCGAAGTCACCGGTATTTCGGGGCAGGCCGGGTCTTTCACGCTGACCTTGAAGGATGGCTCCACAGTCGAGGCCGAATCGGTGGTTATGGCCATCGGCACGCAGGGCAATCCCAACCTCCTGAAACTGCCCGGCGCGGAGCTGCCCCACGTCCAGTACCAGCTCGACGATCCTACCGAATATGTGGACGAGCACATCACCGTCATCGGTTCGGGCGATGCGGGAATCGAGAACGCCCTCGGGCTCGCGGCCGATGAGGCGCAGGGCAACCGTGTCACCATCCTCAACCGCCGCGCCGATTTCGCGCGCGCTAAGGGGGCAAACGTCAAGCTTCTCGAAGAGGCCGAAGCGGACGGGCGGATTTCGGTGCGGCGCGAGACCAGTCCGGTCGAGATTCGCGACGGGGAGATTGTGCTGGAAACCCGCGACGGGCAGGAGACAATCCGCTGCGACCGGATCATCGCGCGCACCGGATCGCAGCCACCGCGCGCATTTGTCGAGGAATGCGGTGTCGAGTTCTCCAGCGAAGACCGCGCGGCCTTTCCCAAGCTCAGTCCGAGCTTCGAAACGACCCAGGCGGGAATCCATGTGATCGGTGCCCTGGCCGGTTATCCGCTGATCAAGCACTGCATGAACCAGGGCTATGACGTCATCGAATTCCTGGACGGCAATACCGAGCTCAAGCCCGCCGATGAGCCGATCCTGGCGGAAAAATTCGCAGGGTTGCCAGGCAACCGGTCGGTGGACGAATGGCTCCACACCTTCGCGAGCGAAGTCACGATCCTGCGCGAGTTGAGCCCGCTGCAGCTTCGCGAGCTGATGCTCGACAGCACGGTGCACGCCTTCGACCGCGGCGAGGAGATTTTTGCGCGCAACGAGCCCGGCTCCTCGATGTTCGCCATTGCCGAGGGATCGGTTCTGGTCGAGGTCGACGAACACGACAGCTCGGTGACCGTGCCGATCGAAACCGGTTCGATCTTCGGCGAAGTGGGCCTGATCTCCGGCCGCAAGCGCGGCTCGACCGTGCGCGCCGCTGAAAAAACGGTGGCGGTCGAATTCTCCCGGCTCGCGGCGCTCAAGCTCCTGGCGACGGCGCCATCGGCCAACCGGGCAGTGAACCGGATCTCGATCGAACGGCAGATCCTCCAGATTTTCGGTTCGGGGCTGGTCCCCCAGGACGTCGCGGAGCTGGTTGAATCCTCCGAAGTGGTCTCGGTACCGGCGGGCGAGGTCGTCATCGAGGAGGGGGCCGACGACAAGGACATCTTCATCGTGCGGGTCGGTTCGATGGTGGTGGAGAAGAACCTCGGCGGAAAGCCGGTGTTCCTGTCCTACCTACCCGCAGGCTCCTATTTCGGCGAGATGGCCGTCATCGACGGGTCGAAACGGACCGCGAGCGTGCGCGCCGCCATCAAGAGCGAAGTCATCCGGATACCCGGCGACGCGTTCAATCAGCTGCTCGATTCAAAGCCAGAGATCCGGGAAGACGCGCTGAAGGCCATGGCGGCCCGGCGCGAAATCAACGATTTCGTCGAAAGCCGCAAATCGAGCTTTGGCGGCGCGGTCGACATGTATTCCCAGACCGCCCAGTTCCTGGTTGACAACGGCCTTGGCGAGGCCACCGATGTCCTTCTGATCGACGAAAAGCTCTGCGTAGGCTGCGACAATTGCGAGAAGGCCTGCGCCGACAGCCACGATGGTCTGAGCCGCCTCGACCGCGAAGCGGGCAAGACCTACGCGCATCTCCACGTGCCCACCTCTTGCCGCCACTGCGAGCATCCACATTGCATGGCCGATTGCCCGCCGAATGCGATCAAGCGCGGCCCAGACGGCGAGGTCGTGATCGACGAGACCTGCATCGGCTGCGGCAACTGCCAGAGAAATTGCCCCTATGGCGTCATCCGGATGGACGCCAAGCCGCCGGAAAAGCCGGGCCTCTTCAGCTGGCTCCTGTTCGGCCGCGGACCGGGGCCGGGCGAAGCGAGCTATGCCTGGCGCAAGAGCAAGGCGGCAGAAGCAGGCGAAACGGCAAAGCTCGCCATCAAGTGTGACATGTGCAGCGGTATCGACGGCGGACCGGCCTGCGTGCGGGCGTGCCCTACGGGCGCCGCCATCCGCGTCAGTCCCGAGCGCTTCCTTACCGTTGCCCGTCTCGAAGAGGAGGTCGACTGA
- a CDS encoding multiheme c-type cytochrome, with the protein MRALSRLFLAIGLMLLAGAMGLRAAEKEKPVKRDYSLVTAAPAPRIQTEEQMAAKSAGCFSCHVRTDEPTMHETPAVRLGCVDCHGGNPNVFGDSELSHDDVAYIAARDAAHVLPTYPKSWHWPSSANPKRSYALLNKEDPVFIRFVNPSDYRVVREACGACHIETIEAAERSIMASGAMLWGGAAYNNGILPFKRYILGEAYTRDGKPAKIESPGAPPATLTENQKARGAIEALYPMPTWHVIPPADVFRVFERGGRNVASQFPEVGIPNPTGLIQRLEEPGRPDLKQSNRGPGTGLRVAIPVLNIHKTRLNDPFMWFMGTNDQPGDYRHSGCAGCHVVYANDREPRHSLTYAQYGRDGQSATVDPTIASLLEGGHGDGEGYGSGHGAVKKPGHSDDEPVKEKGHPIRHSFTRSIPTAQCMNCHMHQPNIFLNSYLGYTMWDYESDAPHMWPKEQKYPTAKEVRAVLDRNPEGAAPKGKWADLDFLRNVYDLNPDLSDTQFADYHGHGWNFRAILKRDREGNLLDKDNNIVPHDDPEKWRREGEGKFVEVGVNPGKTVHMMDIHAEKGLQCADCHFGQDSHGNGLIYTEVANAVEIGCKDCHGTADAYPTLRTSGPAAPPKGTNLALLRNPDGKRRFEWAYGEDGRQVLIQRSIVDPDLEWEVSLTRESVDPTARDFNAKSARAKLMSRTGAETGRFEFGTGVAPEDRAHGTEEMACFTCHLSWTTSCGGCHLPIEANWKTKSHHYGSEETRNFATYNPQVARDQMFQLGRHQTTKGNQVAPIRSTSALVLSSTNINRERIYVQQPPVAASGYSSQAFAPHFPHTVRLTETKTCSDCHLSAAEDNNAIMSQLLLLGTNFVNFVGLNAWVGLDTGFEAVRVTEWDEPQAVLGSYLHRYAYPDYWRMHVEDNDRELKDWVRGKTFDGDVSGETKAFEQFANVHEGTRDGVGCLQLRGEYMFVAEGKGGFRVYDVASIANKGVSERILTAPFSAMGHDTRVKTKNATCMALATNQPVRPDRNKAMAATPVNDAEGNPVFNEDGTAMTLLQVNQEQPMKPIYDYAVITDAVEGLVLVNVETMADGEFRNNKLKRSRFADGSKAWNPDGVLDGARHITLAGDIAYVTATAGLVTIDLANPLDPQLTSVRLLADARASTIQFRYLWVTDADGVKLFDVTDMREPVAVPQATVPLADARRVYVARTYAYVAAKQDGLVILDVTRPLSPKVYQRVTLDGALNDAEDVIVGSTNATLFAYVADGRNGLKVLQLTTPDSQPNFYGFSPAPKPELIAWAKTKGAALSLSKGLDRDRGVDETGGQMAVFGRLGSRPFNRAEMERLFLTRAGVPWKVSDEPDMSAWVGGSGPWLDRSRAAMGGD; encoded by the coding sequence ATGCGCGCGCTCTCCCGCCTCTTCCTCGCGATCGGCCTGATGCTCCTGGCAGGGGCCATGGGCCTGCGTGCGGCGGAAAAGGAAAAGCCGGTCAAGCGCGACTACAGCCTCGTTACCGCCGCTCCCGCGCCGCGCATCCAGACCGAAGAGCAGATGGCGGCGAAGTCGGCTGGGTGTTTCTCCTGCCATGTGCGCACCGACGAGCCGACGATGCACGAGACGCCCGCCGTCCGGCTTGGCTGTGTCGACTGCCATGGAGGCAATCCCAATGTCTTCGGCGACAGCGAATTGTCGCATGACGATGTGGCCTACATCGCGGCGCGCGATGCGGCCCATGTCCTGCCGACCTATCCCAAGAGCTGGCACTGGCCGTCCTCGGCCAATCCCAAGCGGTCCTATGCGCTGCTCAACAAGGAAGACCCGGTCTTCATCCGCTTCGTGAACCCCAGCGATTACCGCGTGGTGCGCGAGGCCTGCGGCGCATGCCATATCGAGACGATCGAGGCGGCCGAGCGTTCGATCATGGCTTCAGGGGCGATGCTGTGGGGCGGGGCGGCCTACAATAACGGGATACTGCCTTTCAAAAGGTATATCCTAGGCGAAGCCTATACCCGCGACGGCAAACCGGCGAAGATCGAGAGCCCCGGCGCACCGCCCGCTACGCTGACCGAAAACCAGAAGGCGCGCGGAGCGATCGAGGCGCTCTACCCCATGCCGACCTGGCATGTGATCCCGCCGGCCGATGTCTTCCGCGTGTTCGAACGCGGCGGCCGCAACGTGGCATCGCAATTCCCCGAAGTCGGCATCCCTAACCCGACCGGCCTCATCCAGCGGCTGGAAGAACCGGGCCGGCCCGATCTCAAGCAATCGAACAGGGGCCCGGGCACGGGGCTCCGCGTCGCGATCCCCGTGCTCAACATCCACAAGACCCGGCTCAACGACCCGTTCATGTGGTTCATGGGCACGAACGACCAGCCCGGCGATTATCGCCATTCGGGCTGCGCAGGCTGCCATGTGGTCTACGCCAACGACCGCGAGCCGCGCCATTCGCTGACCTACGCACAATACGGACGCGACGGGCAAAGCGCGACCGTGGACCCGACCATCGCTTCGCTGCTCGAGGGCGGCCACGGCGACGGCGAGGGATATGGCAGCGGTCACGGGGCGGTGAAGAAGCCCGGGCATTCGGACGACGAGCCAGTGAAGGAAAAAGGCCACCCGATCCGGCACAGCTTCACCCGGTCGATCCCGACCGCGCAGTGCATGAACTGCCACATGCACCAGCCCAACATCTTCCTCAATTCCTACCTCGGCTACACCATGTGGGATTACGAAAGCGATGCGCCGCACATGTGGCCCAAGGAGCAGAAGTATCCCACGGCAAAGGAGGTCCGCGCCGTCCTCGATCGTAATCCGGAAGGGGCCGCGCCGAAGGGCAAGTGGGCCGACCTCGATTTCCTGCGCAACGTCTACGATCTCAATCCCGATCTCAGCGACACGCAGTTTGCCGATTACCACGGGCACGGCTGGAACTTCCGTGCGATCCTGAAGCGCGACCGTGAGGGGAACCTGCTCGACAAGGACAACAACATCGTCCCGCACGACGATCCGGAGAAGTGGCGGCGCGAGGGTGAGGGCAAGTTCGTCGAGGTCGGGGTGAACCCGGGCAAGACGGTCCACATGATGGACATCCACGCCGAAAAGGGCCTCCAGTGCGCCGACTGCCACTTCGGCCAGGACAGCCACGGCAACGGCCTCATCTACACCGAGGTCGCCAACGCGGTGGAGATCGGCTGCAAGGACTGCCATGGCACGGCGGATGCCTATCCCACCCTGCGGACCAGCGGCCCGGCTGCGCCGCCCAAGGGCACCAACCTGGCGCTGCTGCGCAATCCCGATGGCAAGCGCCGGTTCGAGTGGGCCTATGGCGAGGATGGCCGGCAAGTGCTCATCCAGCGTTCCATTGTCGATCCCGACCTCGAATGGGAAGTCAGCCTGACTCGCGAAAGCGTCGATCCCACAGCGCGCGATTTCAACGCCAAGTCGGCGCGCGCCAAGCTGATGAGCCGGACGGGCGCCGAAACCGGCCGGTTCGAATTCGGCACCGGGGTCGCGCCCGAAGACCGCGCGCATGGCACGGAAGAAATGGCCTGCTTCACCTGCCACCTTTCCTGGACCACCAGCTGCGGCGGGTGCCACCTGCCGATCGAGGCCAACTGGAAGACCAAGTCGCACCACTACGGCAGCGAGGAAACGCGCAATTTCGCCACCTACAATCCGCAGGTCGCGCGCGACCAGATGTTCCAGCTCGGCCGCCACCAGACGACCAAGGGCAACCAGGTCGCCCCGATCCGTTCAACCAGCGCGCTGGTGCTGTCTTCGACCAACATCAACCGCGAACGCATCTATGTGCAGCAGCCGCCGGTCGCGGCGAGCGGCTATTCGAGCCAGGCCTTCGCGCCGCACTTCCCGCACACCGTCCGCTTGACCGAGACCAAGACTTGCAGCGACTGCCATCTCTCGGCCGCGGAAGACAACAATGCGATCATGAGCCAGCTGCTGCTGCTCGGCACCAATTTCGTGAACTTCGTCGGCCTCAACGCCTGGGTCGGCCTCGACACTGGCTTCGAGGCGGTGCGCGTGACCGAATGGGACGAGCCGCAGGCGGTGCTGGGCAGCTACCTCCACCGCTACGCCTACCCCGACTACTGGCGCATGCACGTCGAGGACAACGACCGTGAGCTCAAGGACTGGGTGCGTGGCAAGACCTTCGATGGGGACGTCAGCGGCGAGACCAAGGCCTTCGAACAGTTCGCCAATGTGCACGAGGGCACGCGCGACGGCGTCGGCTGCCTGCAGCTGCGCGGCGAATACATGTTCGTCGCCGAAGGGAAAGGCGGCTTCCGCGTCTACGATGTGGCATCGATTGCCAACAAGGGCGTCTCCGAACGCATCCTCACCGCTCCCTTCAGCGCCATGGGGCACGACACGCGGGTGAAGACGAAGAACGCCACTTGCATGGCGCTCGCCACCAACCAGCCGGTGCGGCCAGACCGCAACAAGGCCATGGCCGCGACTCCGGTGAACGATGCCGAGGGGAACCCGGTCTTCAACGAAGACGGCACGGCGATGACCCTGCTGCAGGTCAACCAGGAACAGCCGATGAAGCCGATCTACGATTACGCGGTGATCACCGATGCAGTCGAAGGCCTCGTGCTGGTCAATGTCGAGACGATGGCCGACGGCGAGTTTCGCAACAACAAGCTGAAGCGCTCGCGCTTTGCCGATGGCAGCAAGGCGTGGAACCCCGACGGCGTGCTCGATGGCGCGCGGCACATAACGCTTGCCGGCGACATCGCCTATGTCACGGCCACGGCCGGTCTCGTCACCATCGACCTTGCCAATCCGCTGGATCCGCAGCTGACGTCGGTGCGCCTGCTGGCCGATGCTCGCGCTTCGACAATCCAGTTCCGCTACCTCTGGGTCACCGACGCGGACGGCGTGAAGCTGTTCGATGTCACCGATATGCGAGAGCCCGTTGCCGTGCCTCAGGCGACCGTGCCGTTGGCCGATGCGCGGCGGGTCTATGTCGCGCGCACCTATGCCTATGTGGCGGCCAAGCAGGACGGGCTGGTGATCCTCGATGTGACCCGCCCGCTGTCTCCAAAGGTCTACCAGCGCGTGACGCTCGATGGCGCTCTGAACGATGCCGAGGACGTGATCGTCGGCTCAACCAACGCGACGCTCTTCGCCTATGTCGCCGATGGACGAAACGGGCTCAAGGTGCTGCAACTGACGACGCCGGACAGCCAGCCCAATTTCTACGGCTTCAGCCCTGCGCCCAAGCCCGAACTCATCGCCTGGGCCAAGACCAAGGGCGCTGCCCTGTCGCTCAGCAAGGGGCTCGACCGGGATCGCGGGGTGGACGAGACCGGCGGGCAGATGGCTGTGTTCGGCCGGCTCGGTTCGCGGCCCTTCAACCGCGCCGAAATGGAAAGGCTGTTCCTCACGCGCGCAGGTGTGCCCTGGAAGGTCTCGGACGAGCCGGACATGAGCGCGTGGGTCGGGGGTAGCGGCCCCTGGCTGGACCGCAGCCGGGCGGCGATGGGCGGTGACTAG